The following are from one region of the Methylophilus sp. DW102 genome:
- a CDS encoding PEP-CTERM sorting domain-containing protein has product MKFSALAFTLGMLFNSSAFATQAVWDTANPWGSLTPASYAEWNVFNSTNDNTPDVAVTAGITASVQETTGGAFITGGGNIYSFSGATAFTATLSGASTGLFDVYLRIATLGTLANSSATLNGVTATSVLQFNEDQGTVMGGATAEQELYWKWSNVAASSLYTFKFNANSSSMSLDQLALAAVSVPTVTPVPEPEAFSLMGLGLGLMAFVARRNAKKQA; this is encoded by the coding sequence ATGAAATTTTCAGCTTTGGCATTCACCTTAGGCATGCTGTTCAATAGTTCCGCGTTTGCGACCCAGGCAGTATGGGACACCGCCAATCCCTGGGGGAGTCTGACACCAGCGAGTTATGCTGAGTGGAACGTGTTTAACAGCACCAATGACAATACACCAGATGTCGCTGTGACTGCCGGGATCACCGCTTCTGTGCAAGAAACTACAGGCGGTGCTTTTATCACTGGCGGGGGCAATATTTATAGTTTCTCTGGTGCTACGGCATTCACCGCGACCTTGAGCGGTGCCAGCACAGGCCTGTTTGATGTCTATCTGCGTATTGCAACCTTGGGCACCCTGGCCAACAGTTCAGCAACCTTGAATGGCGTTACAGCGACTTCCGTGTTGCAGTTTAACGAAGATCAAGGCACCGTGATGGGAGGGGCAACTGCTGAACAAGAGTTGTATTGGAAATGGAGCAATGTCGCCGCTTCCAGCCTGTATACCTTTAAATTCAATGCCAATTCATCCAGTATGAGTTTGGATCAATTGGCATTGGCCGCCGTGTCTGTGCCTACTGTGACACCGGTGCCTGAACCTGAGGCCTTTAGTCTGATGGGCTTGGGACTGGGTTTGATGGCATTTGTCGCGCGCCGCAACGCAAAAAAACAAGCCTGA
- a CDS encoding TonB-dependent receptor — MQTPPASPAPTIKQPVAEEVDTLPEVTIQEKKQKAPETGINPTLPVTTITSEQLQRAQPSNIFDAVRAVPGVSISGGPRPSGMTFGIRGYVDNEDVLVKVDGVPKGFEKYRMGGTFIEPELLKSIEVQRGPQISSGSGSLGGTVNATTKNAEDFLKPGQHYGGKAKFGYGNNSDEYSRSYLLYARPDERVDILYNYSNRQANNLTLGDGSKLQSSAIESISQLLKVSVFPTEDLQLVTSVVKFEDTGLQPYDATGGQPGFFGNVVRSVDDLTWSETVNYDPQHPWINFKGTIGAGHTHLQDVIGQGAPFNSTFNALQRQCQGVINTTNPADTTTCRGNLTDTYEYKTNTVDLSNRAIFAEKDLWSVSLLTGYQYNASEREITRFFDNRKTALQALYPDGFNASAPPGRKSFHAVYVQPKFEFGAFSVIPGYRQDRYQVEADGGTLALLAPYGQASTIKFKQETWSLGLAYDALAKQNPDKLTFYSNYGQGFRPPLIDEYFTQGPFSRCRAQVMTTKGPKSQICGDLYVPQRSETTEAGVSYQTPHLFNSTIWFSGKLNFYHTYTSHLLTSLREDANGNLAQDGWERRNGVEVESFLQYRGWYLRSAYSRINGGINTGLVSAPLYTAPGNTFNVQLGAVLSEAVDLNLSYRKVSDRDILLSGDGTTASPYLFGTQDGYALWNAGARWQASKHVTLRLIGENLKNTLYRLDGTMGGLGMYGPGRNVKFQVELTY, encoded by the coding sequence GTGCAAACGCCCCCTGCGTCTCCAGCACCCACGATAAAACAGCCAGTGGCCGAGGAGGTGGATACGCTGCCTGAGGTCACCATCCAGGAAAAAAAACAAAAAGCGCCCGAGACTGGGATCAATCCAACCTTGCCGGTTACCACCATTACCAGCGAACAATTGCAACGTGCCCAGCCCAGCAATATTTTTGATGCGGTCAGAGCCGTGCCAGGGGTGTCTATCTCTGGCGGACCACGGCCGAGTGGCATGACGTTTGGGATTCGAGGCTACGTGGACAATGAAGACGTGCTGGTGAAAGTGGATGGCGTGCCCAAAGGATTTGAGAAATACCGTATGGGCGGGACATTTATCGAGCCGGAATTATTAAAAAGCATAGAGGTGCAACGTGGGCCGCAGATTTCGAGTGGTTCCGGATCACTGGGCGGCACCGTCAATGCGACGACTAAAAATGCTGAAGACTTTTTAAAACCCGGCCAACACTATGGCGGCAAGGCCAAGTTTGGCTATGGCAATAACAGCGATGAATATTCACGTTCCTATCTGCTGTATGCGCGCCCCGATGAACGCGTGGATATTTTGTATAACTATTCCAATCGGCAGGCCAATAATTTGACCTTGGGCGATGGCTCCAAGCTACAAAGTTCTGCGATTGAATCTATTTCACAGTTGCTCAAGGTCAGTGTGTTTCCAACCGAAGACTTGCAGTTGGTGACCTCTGTGGTGAAGTTTGAGGATACCGGGCTACAACCCTATGATGCGACAGGCGGACAACCCGGTTTCTTTGGCAATGTGGTGCGTTCGGTGGATGATCTCACCTGGTCAGAGACAGTGAACTACGATCCTCAACACCCGTGGATCAACTTTAAGGGCACTATCGGCGCCGGGCATACGCATTTGCAAGATGTGATTGGTCAGGGTGCGCCGTTCAATTCCACGTTTAATGCCTTGCAAAGGCAGTGTCAGGGTGTCATCAATACGACAAATCCCGCGGATACCACGACTTGCCGCGGCAATTTGACGGATACGTACGAATATAAAACAAACACCGTAGACCTGAGCAACCGGGCAATCTTTGCTGAGAAAGATCTATGGTCTGTTTCGTTACTGACGGGCTACCAATACAACGCCAGCGAACGTGAAATTACCCGCTTCTTCGACAATCGGAAGACCGCGTTACAAGCGCTTTATCCCGACGGCTTTAATGCCTCAGCGCCGCCAGGGCGCAAGTCATTTCATGCCGTTTATGTGCAACCAAAGTTTGAGTTCGGCGCATTTTCAGTGATCCCGGGCTATCGCCAGGACCGTTATCAAGTAGAGGCTGATGGAGGGACTTTGGCCTTGCTCGCCCCCTATGGCCAGGCAAGTACCATCAAATTCAAACAAGAGACCTGGAGTCTGGGCCTGGCCTATGATGCCTTAGCCAAACAAAACCCCGACAAACTAACCTTTTACAGCAATTACGGGCAAGGCTTCAGGCCGCCCCTGATTGATGAATATTTTACGCAGGGGCCGTTCAGCCGTTGTCGTGCGCAAGTCATGACAACCAAGGGGCCGAAGTCGCAGATTTGTGGGGATTTGTATGTGCCGCAGCGCTCTGAAACCACCGAGGCCGGGGTGAGTTATCAAACACCGCACTTGTTCAATAGCACTATCTGGTTTTCAGGCAAGCTGAATTTTTATCACACCTATACCTCGCATTTGCTGACCTCATTGCGTGAAGATGCCAATGGCAATCTTGCGCAAGATGGTTGGGAGCGCAGAAACGGGGTTGAGGTTGAAAGCTTTTTGCAATATCGTGGGTGGTATCTGCGTAGTGCGTATTCCAGAATCAATGGTGGGATTAATACCGGGCTGGTCAGTGCGCCGTTGTATACCGCGCCAGGCAATACCTTCAATGTGCAGCTGGGCGCCGTGCTCTCAGAGGCAGTCGATCTGAACCTCAGTTACCGCAAGGTTTCTGACCGGGATATCCTGTTAAGTGGGGATGGCACCACCGCCAGCCCTTACCTGTTTGGGACACAGGACGGCTATGCGCTTTGGAATGCAGGTGCCCGTTGGCAGGCGAGTAAACATGTGACGTTACGACTGATCGGTGAAAATCTCAAAAATACGCTGTATCGCCTGGATGGCACCATGGGCGGCCTGGGTATGTACGGCCCTGGCCGGAATGTGAAATTTCAGGTTGAGCTGACCTACTAG
- a CDS encoding GspE/PulE family protein, with the protein MNSPIPVSSPKTIESLRLSDLLRMLVAHGHADKVQAEKLYKDRKRDSSKIHPVVIVAEQKWPDLQNPNQLLTVEALSRFVAEQAAVPYYQIDPLKLDFSAAAQIVSQAYAERLRIMPITVRNGVATIATADPFHQTWLHDLERMLKLRIEVVMVNPLDLQRYLPEVYQLSAAIQSANAAKAGQIVGVQNFEQLIELGKDRQLDANEQHVVSIVDWLFKYAFEQRASDIHLEPRRNLGLMRFRIDGVLHQVYQLPSNIMNAITSRIKLLGRMDMVEKRRPQDGRVKTVDTDGKEVELRLSTMPTAFGEKLVMRIFKPDVLVQDFQLLGFSKRQGEQWAQWTHQPNGIILVTGPTGSGKTTTLYTTLKQLATDEVNVCTVEDPIEMIEPAFNQMQVTQNIGLGFAEGIRTLMRQDPDIIMVGEIRDQETADMAIQAALTGHLVLSTLHTNDAPSAVTRLLDLGVPAYLIHSSLLGIMAQRLVRTLCPHCKTEATISDAEWASVTRPFKAAKPAKIMKAVGCKECRNTGYRGRTGIYEMLTLTPTLRKLITPETDLIQLRQAATQAGMQPLMLNGAEKIAAGLTTVDEVLKVAPPIEVD; encoded by the coding sequence ATGAATAGTCCAATCCCCGTTTCCTCGCCCAAAACCATAGAGAGCCTGCGGCTCTCGGATTTGTTACGCATGCTGGTTGCTCATGGGCATGCAGATAAAGTCCAGGCTGAAAAGCTTTATAAAGATCGCAAGCGGGACAGCTCCAAAATTCACCCGGTTGTGATTGTGGCCGAGCAAAAATGGCCGGATTTACAAAACCCCAATCAATTATTGACTGTAGAGGCCCTGAGCCGCTTTGTGGCAGAGCAGGCTGCAGTGCCTTATTATCAAATCGACCCCCTAAAACTGGACTTTAGTGCCGCGGCGCAAATTGTGTCGCAAGCCTATGCCGAGCGCCTGCGCATCATGCCGATTACGGTCAGGAATGGGGTGGCCACAATTGCGACGGCCGATCCATTCCACCAGACCTGGCTGCATGATCTGGAGCGGATGCTGAAGTTGCGCATTGAAGTGGTGATGGTGAATCCGCTGGACTTGCAGCGTTATTTGCCCGAGGTGTATCAGCTTTCTGCAGCGATTCAATCTGCGAATGCCGCCAAGGCCGGGCAAATTGTCGGCGTACAAAACTTTGAACAGTTGATTGAGCTGGGCAAAGACCGCCAACTGGATGCGAATGAACAGCACGTGGTGAGCATTGTCGACTGGTTGTTTAAATATGCCTTCGAGCAGCGCGCCAGTGATATCCACCTGGAACCGCGCCGCAATCTGGGCTTGATGCGTTTCCGCATCGACGGTGTATTGCATCAGGTTTATCAGCTGCCGAGCAATATCATGAATGCGATTACCAGCCGCATCAAGCTGCTGGGGCGGATGGACATGGTGGAGAAACGCCGCCCGCAGGATGGTCGTGTCAAAACCGTAGACACTGATGGCAAGGAGGTTGAATTACGCTTATCGACCATGCCGACCGCGTTTGGCGAAAAACTGGTGATGCGGATTTTCAAGCCGGACGTGCTGGTACAGGATTTTCAGTTACTCGGTTTTTCCAAGCGTCAGGGCGAGCAATGGGCACAGTGGACTCACCAGCCCAACGGCATCATTCTGGTCACCGGGCCTACCGGCTCGGGCAAAACCACCACGCTGTATACCACACTCAAGCAATTGGCGACCGATGAAGTCAATGTATGTACGGTAGAAGACCCGATTGAGATGATAGAGCCGGCCTTTAACCAGATGCAGGTGACACAGAATATCGGCCTGGGCTTTGCCGAAGGCATACGTACACTGATGCGCCAAGACCCCGACATTATCATGGTCGGCGAGATCCGCGATCAGGAAACCGCCGATATGGCGATTCAGGCCGCGCTGACCGGCCACCTGGTGCTATCCACGCTGCACACCAACGATGCGCCATCGGCTGTCACGCGCTTGCTGGATTTAGGCGTGCCTGCCTACCTGATACATTCCAGCCTGCTAGGGATTATGGCGCAACGGCTGGTGCGCACCTTGTGCCCGCATTGCAAAACAGAAGCCACCATTTCTGACGCAGAATGGGCCAGCGTTACGCGCCCGTTCAAGGCCGCCAAACCGGCAAAAATCATGAAAGCCGTGGGCTGCAAGGAGTGCCGCAACACGGGTTACCGTGGTCGCACCGGGATTTATGAGATGCTGACACTCACACCGACCTTACGCAAACTGATCACGCCTGAAACCGATTTGATCCAACTCAGACAGGCTGCCACGCAAGCGGGGATGCAACCTTTGATGCTAAACGGTGCTGAGAAAATTGCGGCAGGCCTGACAACCGTAGACGAAGTGCTCAAGGTTGCCCCACCGATTGAAGTAGATTAA
- a CDS encoding NUDIX hydrolase: protein MNSSVLQPSKSSHQWKPNVTVAAIIEQDGKFLLVEETTDRGNRFNQPAGHLEENETIIAAAIRETLEETAYDFTPEAIVGIYHWQHPLNGITYLRFAFTGKLGAHYPEQALDDGILRTVWKTEAEIAAEGELMRSPQVLLCVQDYLAGKRYSLDILKHLGQAL from the coding sequence TTGAATTCTTCTGTTCTGCAACCCTCCAAATCGTCGCATCAATGGAAGCCTAACGTCACCGTTGCGGCCATCATCGAGCAAGATGGCAAGTTTTTGTTAGTGGAAGAAACCACGGACAGAGGTAATCGCTTTAACCAGCCCGCCGGGCATCTGGAAGAAAACGAGACCATTATTGCCGCGGCGATCCGCGAGACGCTGGAAGAGACGGCTTACGATTTCACGCCAGAAGCGATTGTGGGTATTTATCACTGGCAGCATCCGCTTAATGGCATTACCTATTTGCGTTTTGCCTTTACTGGCAAATTGGGTGCGCATTATCCAGAGCAGGCCTTGGATGATGGTATTCTCCGCACAGTGTGGAAAACCGAAGCAGAGATTGCGGCCGAAGGCGAGTTGATGCGTAGCCCGCAAGTATTGTTGTGCGTGCAAGACTACCTCGCAGGGAAACGTTATTCTTTAGATATTTTGAAGCATTTGGGCCAAGCATTATGA
- the nadC gene encoding carboxylating nicotinate-nucleotide diphosphorylase: MTTASLYQHLPDYLNADLIAAQVQSALAEDLGKGDLTAALIPAGTQASATIISREAAILCGCAWAQQCFAQLDRSIQIEWLVKDGDRVVPNQALVHIHGDARAMLSAERPALNFLQTLSAVATHTRRYVDAIGELPTQILDTRKTLPGLRLAQKYAVLAGGGANQRLALYDGILIKENHIAAAGSIAAVLEAAFAMRSTDNIQIEVETLDELQQALDAGATSILLDNFTLEDLRKAVAINQKQALLEASGNVDLTTVRAIAETGVDRISIGALTKNIQAVDLSMRIQMK, translated from the coding sequence ATGACTACTGCATCACTTTACCAACACTTGCCCGACTACTTAAATGCCGATCTGATAGCGGCGCAAGTGCAATCGGCCCTGGCAGAAGACCTGGGCAAAGGCGACCTGACCGCTGCACTAATCCCTGCCGGCACCCAGGCCAGCGCGACCATTATCAGCCGTGAGGCTGCCATTCTCTGCGGCTGCGCCTGGGCGCAACAGTGCTTTGCGCAGTTGGATCGCAGCATCCAGATCGAATGGCTGGTAAAAGACGGTGACCGCGTCGTCCCCAATCAAGCGCTGGTCCATATTCATGGCGACGCTCGCGCCATGCTCAGTGCCGAACGCCCGGCCCTCAACTTTTTGCAAACGCTTTCTGCAGTAGCCACTCACACCCGCCGCTATGTTGACGCGATTGGTGAACTCCCTACTCAAATTCTCGATACGCGCAAGACCCTGCCTGGCCTGCGTCTGGCACAAAAATATGCTGTGCTCGCTGGCGGTGGCGCCAACCAACGGCTGGCCTTGTACGACGGCATCCTGATCAAGGAAAACCATATCGCCGCCGCAGGCTCGATTGCCGCCGTGCTTGAAGCCGCCTTCGCCATGCGCAGCACGGATAATATCCAGATCGAAGTGGAAACACTGGATGAACTGCAGCAAGCGCTGGATGCCGGCGCCACCAGTATCTTGCTCGATAATTTCACGCTGGAAGACTTGCGCAAAGCTGTCGCAATCAATCAAAAACAAGCCTTGCTGGAAGCATCGGGCAATGTGGACTTAACGACAGTGCGGGCGATTGCGGAAACAGGCGTAGACCGGATTTCGATTGGGGCACTGACTAAAAATATTCAGGCGGTGGATTTGAGTATGCGGATACAGATGAAGTGA
- a CDS encoding glutathione S-transferase N-terminal domain-containing protein: MQLLYTVNSPYARKVRIVAIEKHIDLTLTEVVLSALDCPVSQHNPLGKVPVLVLDDGDALYDSRVIVEYLDHRTPVAHLIPQDHSAKIKVRRWESLADGVCDAAVAVILEQRKPEVQQSAPWIEKQFAKVTAGLTVLDNDLLKKKWCVNETFSLADIALGTALGYIDLRFKNVQWEGKYWQEKFPNLAKHYGVLVKRPSFKQTMPQP; this comes from the coding sequence ATGCAGCTTTTATATACGGTTAACAGTCCCTATGCACGTAAAGTGCGTATCGTCGCCATTGAGAAACATATTGACCTGACTTTGACGGAGGTCGTGCTGTCTGCGCTGGATTGTCCCGTGAGCCAGCACAACCCGTTGGGTAAGGTTCCGGTGCTGGTGCTGGATGATGGCGACGCCTTGTATGATTCACGCGTGATTGTCGAGTATCTGGATCATCGTACGCCGGTGGCCCACCTGATTCCGCAAGACCACTCAGCCAAAATCAAGGTCCGTCGCTGGGAGTCACTTGCCGATGGTGTGTGCGATGCTGCCGTGGCGGTGATCTTGGAACAACGCAAGCCAGAGGTGCAGCAGTCTGCGCCATGGATAGAAAAGCAATTTGCCAAGGTGACGGCTGGCCTGACCGTGCTTGATAATGACTTGCTAAAGAAAAAGTGGTGTGTCAACGAAACGTTCAGTCTGGCAGACATTGCCCTGGGCACCGCGCTGGGCTACATAGACTTGCGTTTTAAAAATGTGCAATGGGAAGGCAAATACTGGCAAGAGAAGTTTCCTAATCTGGCCAAACATTACGGGGTGCTGGTAAAGCGTCCCAGCTTCAAGCAAACCATGCCACAGCCTTAA
- a CDS encoding ribbon-helix-helix protein, CopG family, which yields MTTTTIRLPDELKARVSEAAKRAGTTTHGFILEAIAEKTALDERRADFRGEAEARYAKVIASGESIAWDDMKNYLKANIANQETPLPKSRKLVR from the coding sequence ATGACAACCACCACTATTCGATTACCTGATGAGTTGAAAGCGCGCGTGTCAGAAGCAGCAAAACGCGCGGGGACAACAACACACGGGTTTATTCTAGAAGCGATTGCTGAAAAGACTGCCCTTGATGAAAGACGTGCAGACTTTAGAGGAGAAGCTGAAGCGCGTTATGCGAAAGTGATTGCATCAGGGGAGTCCATCGCTTGGGATGACATGAAAAACTATCTCAAAGCCAACATTGCCAACCAGGAAACTCCTTTACCCAAAAGCCGCAAGCTTGTGCGCTAG
- a CDS encoding type II toxin-antitoxin system RelE/ParE family toxin, with protein MATIELAPEVGEDFRRILEHLNAFQVEKPQQRIEQIIHAIDILTHSPLIGRPADSGLRELVIGRRSNGYIALYRYISEIDTVFILAIRSQNEAGYAERD; from the coding sequence ATGGCAACGATAGAACTCGCGCCCGAAGTGGGCGAGGACTTTAGAAGGATACTGGAACACTTGAATGCGTTTCAGGTTGAAAAACCACAGCAACGCATTGAGCAAATCATCCATGCGATCGACATCCTCACCCACAGCCCACTGATCGGTCGTCCTGCCGATTCTGGACTTAGAGAGCTGGTCATAGGTCGGCGTTCAAATGGATACATCGCACTTTATCGCTATATTTCAGAGATTGATACCGTTTTTATTTTAGCCATCAGGAGCCAAAATGAGGCTGGCTATGCTGAACGGGATTGA
- the mnmA gene encoding tRNA 2-thiouridine(34) synthase MnmA, whose translation MSKPHVIVGLSGGVDSSVTALLLKQQGYEVTGLFMKNWEDDDTDEYCSSRQDLIDAVSAADRIGIDIETVNFSAEYKERVFANFLQEYQAGRTPNPDILCNAEIKFKAFLDHAMGMGADLIATGHYAQVRENPIQPGNFQLLKADDGSKDQSYFLSRLNQAQLSKTLFPLGKYLKREVREIAREYGLANAEKKDSTGICFIGERPFQEFLQRYLPRHPGVMRTPEGKVVGEHEGLMYYTIGQRQGLKIGGSRESNGEPWFVAAKHMADNELIVVQGHDHPLLKSDGLKAGQLHWISGEEPRTNWVYAAKTRYRQPDAPCEVDAVNAEEATIRFGQHQWAITPGQSVVVYESNVCLGGGIITGAL comes from the coding sequence ATGAGTAAGCCACATGTGATCGTCGGGTTGTCCGGCGGCGTTGATTCCTCCGTGACCGCTTTGTTGTTGAAACAGCAAGGCTATGAGGTCACCGGTTTATTCATGAAGAACTGGGAAGACGATGATACGGATGAGTATTGCTCTTCTCGCCAGGACCTGATTGATGCGGTATCTGCGGCAGATAGAATTGGCATTGACATTGAAACCGTGAATTTTAGCGCCGAGTATAAAGAGCGAGTGTTCGCTAACTTTTTACAGGAATATCAGGCGGGCCGCACGCCCAACCCGGATATTTTGTGTAACGCCGAGATCAAGTTCAAGGCGTTTTTGGACCATGCCATGGGGATGGGCGCAGACTTAATCGCCACGGGACATTATGCACAAGTGCGTGAAAACCCGATCCAGCCAGGCAATTTTCAACTGCTTAAAGCCGATGATGGCAGCAAAGACCAGAGTTACTTTTTGTCACGCCTCAATCAGGCGCAGTTGTCAAAAACGCTGTTTCCGTTAGGCAAATACCTCAAGCGTGAAGTGCGTGAAATTGCACGGGAATATGGTTTGGCCAATGCCGAGAAAAAGGATTCAACTGGTATCTGCTTTATTGGCGAGCGGCCGTTTCAGGAGTTTTTACAGCGCTACCTGCCGCGTCATCCTGGCGTGATGCGTACGCCCGAAGGCAAAGTGGTTGGCGAGCATGAAGGCTTGATGTATTACACCATTGGTCAGCGCCAGGGGCTCAAGATAGGCGGTAGCCGTGAAAGCAATGGCGAGCCGTGGTTTGTCGCCGCCAAGCACATGGCCGATAACGAGCTGATTGTGGTACAAGGCCATGATCACCCGCTTCTGAAATCCGACGGGCTGAAAGCGGGACAACTGCACTGGATTAGTGGCGAAGAGCCGCGTACCAACTGGGTATATGCGGCCAAAACCCGTTATCGCCAGCCGGATGCGCCTTGCGAGGTCGATGCGGTGAATGCAGAAGAAGCAACTATTCGCTTTGGTCAGCATCAATGGGCCATCACACCAGGGCAAAGTGTGGTCGTTTACGAAAGCAACGTCTGTCTGGGCGGCGGCATCATCACGGGTGCGCTTTAA